The Musa acuminata AAA Group cultivar baxijiao chromosome BXJ1-8, Cavendish_Baxijiao_AAA, whole genome shotgun sequence genomic sequence GTCACATGCACTATTTCGAACTTTGTGTCAATATCATTGACCATGACAATCAATGGAAACAGTGCCTTTAGATCTCATACAACGTGTGTGCGATGCTGCTACTCGTCGCAGGCTGATTGTGATCACATATCTGTATACGACCTTGACAAGGGCAAGCTTCTCCACACATCTTCTTCTTGGTAAAAGCCCACgaggaaacagagagagagagagagagagacgggttAAATTGATGTCTACTTCATATACAACAAAGTGGGGTCGAGTTTACACAGCACAGTACACACTACAGAGTGGGCACCGATGCTTCAAACATGACAAACAACTGTGGTTGCTGATGGCATGAGGCGCCCGGCGTTTCCGTGGGAACAGTACCGTGACCGCATTCCTCCGGTGTCCCCACCGCCATCGCCACCTCAGACTTCCGCGGAGAGCGCGAGCGACGCCGCGGTCTCGCCGAGGAGGTCGTCCAGGATCTCCTGCCCCACCTCCAGCGCCACGTCGCCCGCCTCTTCCGTCACAAAGGGGTGGAGCAGCAGCCGCCGGACGTTAGCCTGCCGGAGGTCCCCCGCGACGAGGGCGTCGATGTCGCCAACCACGCGGCAGTCGGCAGCGGGGAAGCTCTCTATCTGCGCCACCAGTTGCTGCAGCAACGCCTCTCTTTCGATCATGCCGCAGTTGTCGCGTCTAACGAGACGGaaactgctgctgccgctgccggtgCAGGGGGAGGAGAAGATATCGGAACGTCCTAGGAGGAGATCTCCCAAGATCTCCTCCACGAGATGGAATAGGAGTTTCCTGTTCCATCGGTGCCGCAAAGGGCCGACGAGGGCTCTGCCTTCGGTCTCGACCTCCGAGCCTTTGCACCGTTTCCCTTCTCCCACGATCAAGAAGGGGAACTCGAGCTCCAGCCGATGGAAGACGATGGGGTCGATCGGGAGCGAGAGCGAATACCATCTCAACATGTGAGTTCCGCCGATTCCTGCACGCTCGAGTATAGACGTCACGTATCTGAGTTCTGAATCTTTATCCTTCGGTGCTTTTCGCAGGCGGTTCCGTTCACCGTTTGATGGATGTGAAGTACTTCCAATCTGTGTCGAATCAATATCAAGCAAAATACATTAAGGAAGAACAAGTAATTCTTGCTCATTATCTCGGAGACGTGCGAGGCGCACGAAAGCTCACCGGCAAAGGCGGCCGTGGGACTGCTTGAGACGATTCGTTAAGTCTCGACGTAGTAGTAGAAGGTGAGGAGCTGGAATTGTTCTTATCAGGCTGGTTCCTCTGTGGTAGCGAGTCGGCTGAGTGAAAGAGTGATGCTAATGTCGGAAGCGAACGAGTTTGCTTCTTGATCCTCCCTGTGAATCGCTCGTAATCAGCCTTCCTGCACTTGTTGAGGACCACCTTGACGACCTTTGCTTCGCCATAATCGCGAGTATCTCCTACGGTTCTCGACGACGACAGTTGGTCGGGTGACCTCGACCGAAGCGCCATCGGAGGCTGCGCTAATGGCTTCCTGATGACGTCTTCAGTTTTGTTGTTTGCGACCTCCAAGAAGGGCCTGATCTGAGGGGAAAAAGTGGAAGATGGGGGATCCGCCATGGCCAGTTTCTTCTCAGGCGGTCTGCTTCTCTTAGACTTGGACTTTATCTCATCTCCGCCACTGTCATGTTCACCACCGCCTCCTCTTCTGTTATTGAAACTTTCCTTCACTTGCTTGACGATCTCGCGGGCATGGTAGAGGCTCTTCGGGCTCTTGTTCTCATCATGATGCCTTCCACGGTCTTTCTTCCTGGACCTTGCAGCGGATGCGGAAGAAGGTAGCGGGTAGTCCGCAGACGAGTAACCGAACCCATGCACGGCCTTACGGGTGTTCTCCTCGTTGAGCTGTAGAGAAAGTCTAGCCTCCACGTCGCGAGACCAGGTTGACGAAACCCTCGGTGTCTCCGGCAAGGAGCGGGAGCCGACGACGTCGACCGTTCTGGCTGGTGGCGGTGCTGACACGTTGCAGTTCAGACTCCGGAGCGGCTGCCGCGGAGATGGAGACTCCTTCCCGCACCCATCACCGATAACGTGCCTCCTCTTGTTCGTCATTCGAGACTGCGCTTGCTGCTCCATAAACGGCGGCGTGTCGGGGGTCATCGGAGACAAGCACTGCTCCGCCGGGATCTCCAAGCCCATGAGGCGCGCGATGACGCTCGGTGTCCTCGGCGTCTCAGCCTGCGAGCTCCTCTTCTCGTCCTCCGAGAACTCCGTCATCTTGTTGTTGCTCTTCGATAGAGGAGCCGGCAATGGGCGTACTTCTACGCCAACCTGATCCAGTAGCAAACGATAAGCCATCGAAGACCACATCATCGTCTAGTCGGTGCAAACAACACACTCACAGGAACATCGTAAAGCTCTCCTTTTACGGCCGAAGTCGCCGACGATGCTTCTTCCTCGCCCAGCTCCAGACTATTCCTGGGCGCTTCAAATCCTACGTACAACGCATGATGAGCAACCTCGCGATCTCGAACAACAATAGAGACGAAGGCTTCGGTTCTTACCTTTGCGCTGTGAAGTACGATTGGCACTCGGAGGCGATGGCAGGGACGATGAGGACGACGCTGGCGGAGGTCTgcaactgctgctgctgttgccagTGGAGTTGGAGTAGTGAAACATGCAGCTCATGCAACCAGGATTGATCTCCTCGCGGTCGCCTCTACCCTGTGAAGGTCTCGTGCTCCAATACCACTCTCTCCCCATCCCCCTCCCTTCACTCCGATCTATGATACCTCTCGAACCGCGCTGGAACAAGCACTGCAATCTATGAAGTCGTTGGCACGAACTCCTCCTCTCTCATACTTGAAGGAATCAATCAAAGCGGAACTCAAAGTTTGGGGGCACAAACGAACAACGAAGGTGGACCAGAAGCGCAGAATAATTAAGTGGGGGACCGACAAGAACGGATCGGCCGACGAAGCACCGTTCGAGAACGGATCTtttcaaaagagaaaacaggggtGTGGGTGGGCAAATAGTGTCGGGAATCGGGCCCCAGGGCGAGGGTATGACCACGAGACCCCATGCAGGAAGAGTAGTAGTTTTACGGGGGGTGGGACGCATGTGCTGGCGGTGAAACAGAGGCGGGTGGCGGACATTTGGAAGGACGAACATGTGCTGCGTTGCAGCCATTAATGTGGGTTATTGGTGCCTGGGCTTTGTTCTTTAGCCGGGGATGATCCGGCGAGCCAAGGAGAGGGCGAAACGTGCATGCGcgcacggagagagagagagcgctccTATTTGAAATTTCAAAGGAGGATGGGGACGGGGAGGGTTAGGATGGCAGCAAAGGATGGGTTGGGTTTGACGGCATCTCCACTCCCATATTAATTGAGTGAGCGTACGGGCAGAAGAGGGTGGCAGGTCGGGAATTGGACGGTTAGTTAGGGGCGACAATTGGGGCACCGCAGGCAGCAGTAGGCGCGTGGGAATTCCAGCCCTGGTAACATGGTAAATGTCCCTCCTTCTGTTCCTGGCCCTTTTTTACGGTTCTACCCTtcacattattcttgaaaatactGACCAATTTcgggagaaaaaaatatatatgaaaatgattATTTTCTTCCTAAAATTCCCGAATATGATAATTGTATACGATCATACCATCGATATCATTATTATTGAGACTTTCTCTCGGGTATGAGTCGTGAGAACATCTGATCATAGATTCCTTTCGCTCTATCACCATTAGAGGGTAATAATgacgataagactcgggttgacgtcAGTTGCCCCAGATGACGTCTCGGTTAACCTGACACCACGTGGTCAAACGGATCGGAACGTTGACCGAGGTACATTAAACATTCTGctcaggctcggtccttcacaccacgccaacaccagtgtcaaaCACTACCAGGAGTACGAGCATGCCTCATACAAGCGGACACATCAGGAAACAATAAACTTtcttataaataccctcgcattctaaacgagggagagaggaggagagaACTTAACTAAAAAAATCCCCTTTACCAtctactgacttgatcgtcggagggattGGACCGAGCTCCCCGACCCGATCTTTGTGCAGGTGCAAAGCCGAAGGTCCCCATTGGATGCGTAGGCGAGGAGTTCTTGCCTGGAGAAAACggtgaccccgtcccgatcgaatCATCATAATCAgccacctcagcagtctcaagGAACGTTCCAGAAAGATTCCCGTCATCCGGACTCGAACCCGGcgtaaggttgtttacactaacaattaCAAATACGTGCGAGAGTCGATTGCATAAAAGCGTATGCACAATGGTCGTAGTAAATGGTTGATGGCTAGAGTCGATTCCGCTTTCAGAATCAAAAACTCACAAACCGATGTTTTCTGTTTCTGTAAACATTTCACGCTCCTTTTTCCGTTTCGGAAAACGTTTTCACTGCGTTGCCAATCGCCGTGGAAGCGGATCCGATGCGTGGGTGTTGTCAAACCGATGGATGAAGACAAATGTTTCTTGCATCATGCTTTACCCCTGCTGACGCCATTTACTTCCCCATTAATTACCTCGTCGGGGCTCATCAACCGCGCTGCGCACCATACGCACGAACATGCACGGAAGATTAAGGTGGTATGTACGATCTTGATGAAACTTGTTGAGATCAATTATGATCAAGGATCCGCGAGGAGAATCAAATGTGATATCGGATCAAAGGAGATGATAAAAGGACGATATAAATGCACGGTGGCGAAGGATTCCCGGAACAAGAGGATCGGTGTCGGGACCTACCTGAGGACGAGACGGAGGAGACACGGAGAGAGCTACCCGAGGACGAGAGAGGAAAGTTACGGAACGTTCGAGGTTCCATCATTGTACCATCCTATGTTATGTTTGAAGCTTGGTGAAAATATCTTTACGGCAGCGGTTCAATACCGGTACGTGAATTTGAATTGATGTTTGCATGAGTCGAAGCACAAGCAATAATCGCCGCAACAGATTCGCGACGTAAGTAAGCTTTCAAGGATATATATAGTTGGCATTTTGGACGTACTCGAAACCAAGGAAACTTAGTGTGCTAGTAATTTACATCGATATTACATGATAGTGTCGACAAAAAAAGGTAATGgggtattttattttattttttttaataataatatagggCTTTTATAAGTAGAAATTCATAACAGAAGGTAGTGCGCGATAACCGTTACATTCTTACATAACGGTATCGGTTTTGTGACGGTGGAGAGGGATGGACACTGAGAAGGCCCTCACCGTGACACGTAGCGGACGTGCATGCGTTGCGTGCGTGCCAACGTCACGCCAGCTCATGCTCCCACGCTGGCCGTCCTCAtccgcttcttctcctcctcaccGTACGAGGATGGGCACAACCTGCGACGCGACCAAATAACAGAAGCGAGGCACCATTTTGATGGGCCTGGGGGATGTTCGAGAcgtgcagctgcagctgcagtcCTGCCCATAAATTCCGGCGAGGATGCAAATTCATCCTAAAGAGCTCAAATTTTCATCCATCACTCTGCTGCAGTAGTCAGCAATGCAGGTGAAAGAGAGACAGTAAATAGACTCAAGACTGAAGAAAACATTAATTAGCGACATTTCCCTGTACAACGAGATCGATGCACAGAGAAGAAATAGATGGATGTTTACCTGCTTATTATATATAAGTATTCGTGCTATATCTTCTCCATGTCATTCCGTTATTCACTCGCATGACTATATTTCCGTTTATTAAGATGCACGCAAATTGAGATCAGATGTCGACGTCGCATACCGGCGTGCCGAGCAGTGCACAGAGAAGAAATAGATGGATGTTTACCTGCTTATTATATATAAGTATTCGTGCTATATCTTCTCCATGTCATTCCGTTATTCACTCGCATGACTATATTTCCGTTTATTAAGATGCACGCAAATTGAGATCAGATGTCGACGTCGCATACCGGCGTGCCGAGCAGCGGGACCTGACCAGGGACTCCGGTCTTCAAGCCGGCGAGCACGTCGCACCGCACGTACATGCTGTGCCAGCCGCTGTGGAACGGCCCCGACTTGAACCGCAGCCGACCGAGGACCACCAGCCTCAGCGCCACCACCCCGTAGGCCTGGTCGGTGGCCAGCCCCGCTGCCACGTCGCCCGACACCGGCACGGGCGACCCGCCCAGCAGGGGAGACACCGAGACCTCGCTGTCCCGCTCCTGGAACAGCGGCGGGAGCGGGGCCGGCAGCGTGATGGCCTGGCCGCGGTAGGTGGCGTAGGTGGCGAGGCGCTCGTAGCTGATGGAGGAACGGTCGTTCGGGTTGCGGATGAGGAGGGTGAACTGCATGGCGGAGGAGATGGCGGCGACGGGCGCGACGGTGGTGGCGTTGGAGAGGCTGTAGATGGCGGCGCTAGTCACGGAGAAGCGTGGGCGAGAAGGGCGGTAGACGAGGTAGACGACGAGCGCGGTGACGCCGGCgagcaggaggaggagaaggacgaAGAGGGCTAGGCGGCCGGGGTGGTGGTGGGAGGGCGCGTAGCGGTGGAGCATGGGCTTGTGGGGTTTGCCGTGGCCGTCATCGTCGTGCATCTTTCGTGGGGGAGAGGGGGAGTGATGTGCCTCAGACATCTCGGAGACGAAGGGGGTTCGTAAGTGTCCTCAAAGTCGTGGTGGAGTGTCGATCGAAAGCTGTGTGTCAGCGTATTCAATTCTGTTGTTTGCTTTGCAGGAAGAAACCCACAAATGGAGGCCGGCTTACGTTTTGATCCGGCCCGGCCCGTTACAAAAAGAGAAAAGTGTAAGACACTTTGATTTTGACTTTGTGTTgacctctaacaaattgaaatttAAATCTGGCCCCTTGCACCGACGGTCCATTCCATACCATGATATTATAGCCAGTTTATAAGCTATAAAGATCAAATATgactggaagaagaagaagaatataaacCGTGTACTCTAGCTAGCCAATCGAGTGGTGAATGGGCTACAAAACCTGTTAACTCCCGTCGTCAACAAACATCCTTGCGGAGACTATGTGAGTTCAAGTCAACAACATACATGCAGCAAGCTCGCACTGCATCAGCCGCTGACCCGCTCGGTGATGGACTCTATGGTGCGTTCGGAGGATGTTTCCAGATCACGCGCTTGGCCATCATCTTTAGGTATGATCAGGCCGTATCCACCTTCTTTCCTCTTGTACAATATGTTTATTTCACCTGCGCAGGAAATAATTCATCTTCTTATGCTGCAGGACCACCAGAGGAAAGCATCTCCAGAAGAGGGAGCTGatttaaagatctacaaggatgATTACCGGTTTCATCGTTCCTGAAAGCATAAAAGCTGTGATCGACATTCTCCAGCTGCTCTTTTGCCTCGTCAACTGTTAGTGGTGGCATGTCAAAATACTTTGTGCGCACAATCTGAAATAGAGAATGATTCGTTAGTAAAACCAGATCATACTGTTCCATCCTAGGAATACTTTCGTCTGCTGCAACAAATGGTAAACAGTAATCATAAAACATCAATGATCCATCAGGAAGCAACTGTTGTGGGTCTCACAGTTCTAAAccagcaaaaaagaaaaagaaaaaaaatccatactACTTGATCTTTCCATGACAGTTAGTCTCATCCAGATAACTCATTTTGTGAAATTACTGTCTAGATATATGGATAGCTAAGGATCTACGAAAGATAGTTGAAGAACATACGCATTGAAGTAAAAAAAGGGAAGTATGCGTTTACTAAGCACAATGCATTAAATGTCGGAGGAAGACTGCTCTGGTAGTTTGGCACAAAAATGTGCCGTAGCTATATAACACATCAAAGATTGCACTACTTAAAAAGTAACAAATGCATTGCTAACAATTTTTGCAAGGTGTAACAGCGCAAGAGTGACCATACAACACTTCTAAAAGCCCGAAAGTGTTTGGAACCAATATTTGTAAGCGCTCTTCATATAAAGAAAACTGCAATACTTGTCGCGGTGAAGTGAAATCGAACTACAGCAGAATCACAGTTACTAAGTGGATCTAGCACACTAAAAACTTACGATACAACAGGTCGAACAAAAAAGAGCATATTTCTCTAGCAGACTAATTTAAATGAAAATATCACTACCACTTTCTTGGAGGCATGTGATTATTAAGATAGTCAAGAATTATTTTTAACACAAAGGATATCACTAAGAAACTCAAGGATTGTGCCATCATGAAATTGTATCATAGAGCCATCTTCCACTCCAACAAGCAAGGACAACATAAAATAATTACACATATTCTGCAAGAAACTAAACATCTCATGAACATTCCAAAACAAGCTTGAGGCCAAAGTGCTAATTCTTCCAGTGTGATCCAGCCAAAGCTCATACTAAGTTCAGATATTTATAACCGAGTCATGTTCTAATATAATGGTAAGAGAGTTAACAAAGATAGCTATCACATAATATCATTGTTCATCCCTAGTCAACACTGTAAATTAGATCCAATTTTAAAAGGCAATGTTGTTTTCCCCCTCAATAGAAGTAGATGCATACGATGAACAATATGATACAAAAGAAATGTAACCTAAATTGCGAATCAAAGTCCTAAATGATGCATATGATCCAGGTCACATGGATTTGGATACAGATTCATACGGAAACAGAGGATAAATCGACACTGTTCATACTCCTTTTCCTTTTCTCCAAAGAGTGCACTATGACCAGTTAAAAGACAACGCCAAGAAATTAAACGAAGCATGAAACAGGCAAAGCATGATGTGAGCGAAGAACATTACCCGACCCAGACGTTCCACATCCTCTTCCGCAGGCGCAAATTCCTCTAAATCTTCTACCTCCTCTGCATCCTCGACTCCCTTCAGCTCTGTATCCCGAACCTTGAGACGGTTGAACCCTTTCATGTGCCGCCCATGGTCGGTGTCTTTCTCCTTAATCTTCCGCAGCTTCCTCTGCAGAACCGACGACACCAAATCGATGCTCCCGTACATCGTCTCCGCTTCCTCCTCTGCGCGAATCACCCCGTGCTTCTTGCTAAACAAAGTGACCTAAAACACGAGAAAGTCACCACCTTTGGAACAGCAGCATCCAATTCGAACACTCTGACAACAATCTGAGGAATTTAGACGAACACCTCGCATCGGCAAAGCCGAGGGCCTCTGCCGACTTCTCCGCCGCGAAGGGACAGCCGGACGTCGACCTCACGGACAAGGTAGCTGTGCTTCTGCACCGCCTTGCCGACCTTGTCCTCCACATGCTTCTTCACCGCGTCCGTCAACTAATTCATGTCAAGAAAAGCATCAAGAAAGCACCCAATCACGCCCCCAACCAAACcgatgagcaagaacacatacgtCGAGGTTCTTCCCTTGGATGATGAGTCGGACGGAGGAGAGGGGACCGTCCCAAGACATCCGGGCGGCGGAAGAGCTCTTCTTGCCGGAGCGGAAGGAAGAATCATCGAGCCTGATCGCGTTGCCGAGGAACTGGCAAGGAAGAGACCGAGCTGTTCTCGCCGTAGCGGTCGACGAGAGGGGTTTCTGGGCGGAACGTGAGCAGAAGAAGGTGGGATGGAAGACAATGGCAGCCATCGCTCTCAAGACTGGCGATGTATGTAGGGAGAAGTAGTAGAGTGTTGGATGAGTTGAAGAAACGAGAAGAGGAGAGAAGATTCTCTAAAGAAACAGAGATGGGAGAATGGGGTGATGGAGATGATCCGTATACGGGAGAAGATGATAGGATGGATAGGATATGGAGAGGAGATGGTCCTGTGGATATATATGAAGTCATTAGCAACGCTGATGGACAAAGACACGGACACGGACAGGGACAAGGACGTGGGTAGATTGGAATGGGGTAAACGGGAAAAATCGGCCTATTTCAGCTATTATTGGCCAATGGTGAGTTGACATGTCAGATTCCTTGGGAGGGGCCCTTCACAGTTATTCATTTTACTCCTTTTTTAATACACATATTACATATTGAGATGTCTAGATTGATCGCTGTTTGCGTCTATTATGCGCTATGGGACTTATTTGCAAGATGATCAGATTGGGTAGATGTGAAATTTTAATACTTATGggggtacatctacaatttattcccGTAACATTGCACCGATTTTGGGGTACCAAAAGGGCAAAGGGGAAAGTGAGTCCTGGTAAGCATCTCCTTGGTACCTCGTCGACCGATCTCCTCCGATCTGAGCGACTCCTCGCGGCCGATCTCACGCATTCGCGGCGAAAGGGTACGGATtacttcttattcttcttgcttGCTCGGATCGTGTTTGTCTTGAATGTTCGATGATTAGAATGATCGTTTTAGGGTTTTCGGCTTGGTCTCTTAGACGAGTACAAGGGAGAATTCTTGGCTGGCTCGTTCATCGAACTCGGTATGCTTCGATCTGATATTTTTCGCATGTCTGCCTTTGAATTGATATATCGTGTGGATGATTGTGCAAAAATGGGGCTTTTTCCGAGTGAAGTTTGAGCAGTGGAACGCTGCGATCTGATTTCGTGTCCGATCTCGAGTTGAAGTTTATACCTTTGGAGTAGATGGTAGCTGTGAGTTTCGTTTGCCTGCAAATTATATTTCTGAATACATATCTTGTATCCAGATGTTTGGTATTTTTGGGATGCGCTCTGAGGAGGTATTTTGTCAGTCTGGTGGCATCATTTCTATTTTTACGTACATTGCATATATtggtttttaaaaaaaaaaacaaagatttcTTTCTAAAACTTTTCCGTGCTTGAGCTCTTCCACGTTTTTCTGGGCGGACTGTTGGTATTAGAAGAGCATTGCATAAAAATGGATATGTAGAACCCCTGGCTGTTATACAGAGGTATACATTTAGAATACCTAGCTGTTGTACAGATCTATACGTTTTTTTATGGAGTCATTGAACTCATACAAGCAGCTTGTTCAGGTCCCTTTTGACATGGCTATCAGGTGGCTAATTTTGATTGTAAGGTGGGAGTGGTAAGACTCCATGGAGAACCGGAGCATGTATGCAAGATAATTCTCAGATAGATGGTGATTGATATGTAAGGTGTATCATGGAACAGAATGAGAATTTTATGATGTGATTGCTTCCATTTTTATCAAGTGATGGATCATGAATTATTTTGCTTGACATAAAAGGAAAGAGGCCATGTACTCTTGGGCTAACTTTAGTGTCTTGTTTCCAGCTTGTAGAATTGTCGTAGCATTTTTCTAAGTATGAAGTTTGATCTTTCTGATTGTGCTATACAATTGATTCACTATTGTGATGTTTTGTCGTTTTCTCAGGAATTTATGTGTGGTACGTGTTTTTACTTCACTTAGGAATTTACTGATTTTACATTGGGTTGAAATATCA encodes the following:
- the LOC135587573 gene encoding uncharacterized protein LOC135587573 codes for the protein MGREWYWSTRPSQGRGDREEINPGCMSCMFHYSNSTGNSSSSCRPPPASSSSSLPSPPSANRTSQRKGFEAPRNSLELGEEEASSATSAVKGELYDVPVGVEVRPLPAPLSKSNNKMTEFSEDEKRSSQAETPRTPSVIARLMGLEIPAEQCLSPMTPDTPPFMEQQAQSRMTNKRRHVIGDGCGKESPSPRQPLRSLNCNVSAPPPARTVDVVGSRSLPETPRVSSTWSRDVEARLSLQLNEENTRKAVHGFGYSSADYPLPSSASAARSRKKDRGRHHDENKSPKSLYHAREIVKQVKESFNNRRGGGGEHDSGGDEIKSKSKRSRPPEKKLAMADPPSSTFSPQIRPFLEVANNKTEDVIRKPLAQPPMALRSRSPDQLSSSRTVGDTRDYGEAKVVKVVLNKCRKADYERFTGRIKKQTRSLPTLASLFHSADSLPQRNQPDKNNSSSSPSTTTSRLNESSQAVPRPPLPIGSTSHPSNGERNRLRKAPKDKDSELRYVTSILERAGIGGTHMLRWYSLSLPIDPIVFHRLELEFPFLIVGEGKRCKGSEVETEGRALVGPLRHRWNRKLLFHLVEEILGDLLLGRSDIFSSPCTGSGSSSFRLVRRDNCGMIEREALLQQLVAQIESFPAADCRVVGDIDALVAGDLRQANVRRLLLHPFVTEEAGDVALEVGQEILDDLLGETAASLALSAEV
- the LOC103994985 gene encoding NDR1/HIN1-like protein 1 → MSEAHHSPSPPRKMHDDDGHGKPHKPMLHRYAPSHHHPGRLALFVLLLLLLAGVTALVVYLVYRPSRPRFSVTSAAIYSLSNATTVAPVAAISSAMQFTLLIRNPNDRSSISYERLATYATYRGQAITLPAPLPPLFQERDSEVSVSPLLGGSPVPVSGDVAAGLATDQAYGVVALRLVVLGRLRFKSGPFHSGWHSMYVRCDVLAGLKTGVPGQVPLLGTPVCDVDI
- the LOC135587574 gene encoding ribosome-binding factor PSRP1, chloroplastic-like, with protein sequence MAAIVFHPTFFCSRSAQKPLSSTATARTARSLPCQFLGNAIRLDDSSFRSGKKSSSAARMSWDGPLSSVRLIIQGKNLDLTDAVKKHVEDKVGKAVQKHSYLVREVDVRLSLRGGEVGRGPRLCRCEVTLFSKKHGVIRAEEEAETMYGSIDLVSSVLQRKLRKIKEKDTDHGRHMKGFNRLKVRDTELKGVEDAEEVEDLEEFAPAEEDVERLGRIVRTKYFDMPPLTVDEAKEQLENVDHSFYAFRNDETGEINILYKRKEGGYGLIIPKDDGQARDLETSSERTIESITERVSG